In one window of Henckelia pumila isolate YLH828 chromosome 1, ASM3356847v2, whole genome shotgun sequence DNA:
- the LOC140879739 gene encoding choline/ethanolaminephosphotransferase 1 isoform X2, with protein MCYFLSSLDAITLTGFMFLLTSALLGYLYSPHLDSPPPRWVHFAHGLLLFLYQTFDAVDGKQARRTNSSSPLGELFDHGCDALACAFESLAFGSTAMCGRNAFWFWVISAVPFYCATWEHFFTNTLILPVVNGPTEGLMLIYMVHFFTAIVGAEWWAQQLGKSIPFLSWVPFINEITMYKVVLFFMIMFAVIPTVAFNVYNVHQVVQARKGNMLLALAMLYPFGLLLGGVLVWDYISPIDLMGNYPHLVVVGTGLAFGFLVGRMILAHLCDEPKGLKTHMCMSLFYLPLAIANALTARLNDGVPLVDELWVLLGYCAYTGALYLHFATSVIHEITTALGIYCFRITRKEA; from the exons ATCACACTTACAGGTTTCATGTTTTTGTTGACGTCTGCTTTACTTGGATAT TTATATTCACCTCATTTGGATTCACCTCCGCCTAGATGGGTTCACTTTGCCCATGGTTTACTGCTCTTCTTATATCAA ACTTTTGATGCTGTTGATGGGAAGCAAGCAAGAAGAACAAATTCTTCTAGTCCATTGGGGGAACTTTTTGATCATG GATGTGATGCTCTTGCGTGTGCG TTTGAATCCTTGGCGTTTGGAAGCACTGCTATGTGTGGACGGAATGCTTTCTGGTTCTGGGTTATATCAGCGGTCCCTTTTTACTGTGCTACATGGGAACA CTTTTTCACCAATACTCTCATTCTTCCGGTTGTAAATGGGCCTACTGAAGGTCTTATGTTGATTTATATGGTCCATTTCTTCACAGCTATAGTAG GTGCTGAGTGGTGGGCTCAACAACTAGGAAAATCTATACCTTTTTTGAGTTGGGTTCCATTTATTAATG AAATCACAATGTACAAAGTTGTTCTGTTCTTCATGATTATGTTCGCTGTGATACCAACAGTTGCATTCAA TGTGTACAATGTTCATCAGGTTGTCCAGGCAAGAAAAGGAAATATGTTGCTAGCTCTGGCAATG CTTTATCCTTTTGGTCTGCTGTTAGGTGGGGTTCTTGTGTG GGACTATATATCTCCTATTGATTTAATGGGAAACTATCCGCATCTAGTTGTAGTGGGCACGGGGCTTGCGTTTGGGTTTCTTGTG GGAAGGATGATTCTTGCTCACCTATGCGACGAACCCAAGGGCTTGAAAACGCACATGTGCATG TCTTTGTTTTATCTGCCATTGGCCATTGCAAATGCTCTCACCGCGAGGCTAAATGACGG AGTTCCTTTGGTAGACGAGTTGTGGGTTCTTCTTGGTTACTGTGCATACACAG GGGCTCTCTATCTGCACTTTGCCACTTCAGTCATTCATGAAATAACAACAGCCTTGGGAATTTACTGTTTCAG GATAACAAGGAAAGAAGCTTGA